The Ascochyta rabiei chromosome 5, complete sequence genome has a segment encoding these proteins:
- a CDS encoding DNA repair protein rad50, translating to MSKIDRMMIQGIRSFGPEKGETIVFTTPLTLIVGWNGSGKTTIIESLRYATTGDLPPNSKKGGAFIHDPKLRNEKELLAQVKLSFRSSSGVRMVATRNLQVTVTKNGRSQKTLEGSLLMLKDGEKHSISTRVAELDQIIPQYLGVSKAILDNVIFCHQEESLWPLSDASTLKKKFDEIFEAMKYTKAIENIKMIRKDRNVELGQLKIIEANAKEDKDRAGKSEKRQAALFDEIEQLRGEYEKIDGECTQAQLKANEAYNHAARYEQILAQLNGKRITFSANKDSVDELQDNLKQMAESDDELQEMLDQYEERIATYATQQDDSRQQYGDLKEELQQSRNSLGAKQGEIGKYEAQKEQHDRQIQLRENIIKETAKRHSIRGYDYDITEKHISDFQQVLSRMSRDQNKSLDRAREDAQRELREAQNDLNELNTRKSNLNQGKESARTTITSNDKRISDLQRSMNHIKADEGSEAILQDKKRETEEQLNNANSEAASGRFNERIQEVSETVRILEDKKERLTAELGDATKQARESASIDYTRNELQSQQHSLEKMKKVHNKRISQLVDPDWDPSTLETTFQSVFSEKSAKVKEATSRRDITQTKLDNVHFQMSSLESQLKKKRAELQQYERTVKEAIQKDDISDFDETLQQLEDDYDATSTDKAKFEAQIEYMRQCLMTAERDNTCRLCARALHDDRSQHFTAAGFIEKLNRIIEKAEINMQGDNAEELLTELEAARNAKPSYELATRLRDSDLPALQKDLAKLSTERDNANKQLEDQDAAIHDLETEKQDVESLSRDVQTIVHNYNEIIKLEAQVKDLSQKQTTAGLSRGIDAVQADMKKITDESRNARNALDQLTSERDKSRNLITTLELRIRDINADLNNAQSKLKEKRALSERIEELRTESSNQRETMRGFDRDVEIVVPEIEQAQYKYDDINRRGNEKVQRAHDEASKLSDSVRQLTQADGEINAYIDRGGPQQLARTHRDIENLQGEIARIESEMMEVTRKVKKIEDTMRDTEMTKRSISDNLRYRKAKRALETLQIEIEKLEEHGAERDKDHYEREAQHWDTRYHQLNTSKTSVERDMKNKDDQLTELMEEYKSLYEKAANGYREAHIKVETTKAAIEDLGRYAGALDKAIIQYHALKMEEINRIIAELWRNAYQGTDVDTIRIAGDSDAKGNSLYNYRVVMVKQDTEMDMRGRCSSGQKVLASIVIRLALAECFGTNCGLIALDEPTTNLDQQNIQGLAQSLSHIIQMRRKQANFQLLVITHDEQFLREMNCADYTDVYWRVGRDASQESFIERQNIAEVS from the exons ATGTCCAAGATCGACCGTATGATGATCCAGGGCATTCGCTCCTTTGGACCCGAGAAGGGCGAGACCATTGTCTTTACCACTCCGCTTACGCTCATTGTCGGCTGGAACGGTTCTGGCAagact ACCATTATTGAGTCGCTGAGATATGCAACTACAGGTGACCTGCCCCCAAACAGCAAGAAAGGCGGTGCTTTCATCCACGATCCCAAGCTGCGAAATGAGAAGGAACTCTTGGCGCAGGTCAAGCTGTCGTTTCGTTCAAGCTCGGGAGTGCGCATGGTTGCCACCCGCAATCTGCAGGTCACCGTGACGAAGAATGGGCGCAGCCAGAAGACGCTCGAGGGCTCGTTGCTCATGCTGAAAGACGGCGAGAAGCACTCCATCTCCACCCGTGTTGCCGAGCTCGACCAGATCATCCCTCAGTATCTTGGTGTATCGAAAGCAATTCTAGATAATGTCATCTTTTGCCACCAGGAAGAAAGCCTGTGGCCGCTCAGCGATGCCTCTACGTTGAAGAAAAAGTTTGACGAGATCTTCGAAGCAATGAAGTACACCAAAGCGATTGAAAACATCAAAATGATCCGCAAAGACCGCAACGTCGAGCTCGGTCAGCTGAAGATTATCGAAGCAAACGCGAAGGAAGACAAGGACCGCGCCGGCAAGAGTGAGAAGCGACAAGCTGCGCTCTTTGACGAAATTGAACAACTCCGCGGAGAATACGAAAAGATAGATGGAGAGTGCACGCAAGCACAGCTCAAAGCCAACGAAGCTTACAACCACGCTGCAAGATACGAACAGATTCTAGCACAGCTGAATGGAAAGCGCATCACTTTCAGCGCCAACAAAGACAGCGTGGATGAATTGCAAGACAACCTCAAGCAGATGGCGGAGTCAGACGATGAGCTTCAGGAGATGTTGGATCAGTACGAGGAACGCATTGCGACATACGCTACTCAGCAAGACGACTCGCGACAACAGTACGGCGACCTCAAGGAAGAGCTGCAGCAAAGCAGGAACTCACTTGGTGCGAAGCAGGGCGAGATCGGCAAGTACGAGGCGCAGAAAGAGCAGCACGATCGTCAGATCCAACTGCGCGAAAACATCATCAAAGAGACAGCTAAGCGTCATAGCATCCGCGGCTACGATTACGACATCACAGAGAAGCACATCTCCGACTTTCAACAGGTCCTGAGCAGAATGTCTCGCGACCAAAACAAATCACTCGATCGTGCACGAGAGGATGCGCAGCGCGAGCTCCGCGAGGCGCAGAATGATCTCAACGAACTCAACACCCGCAAATCAAACTTGAACCAGGGTAAAGAATCTGCGCGGACGACTATCACAAGCAACGATAAGCGCATCTCAGACCTGCAGAGGTCGATGAACCATATCAAGGCCGATGAAGGCAGCGAAGCTATTTTGCAGGACAAGAAGCGCGAGACCGAGGAGCAGCTGAACAACGCAAACTCTGAAGCAGCTTCAGGTCGATTCAACGAGCGGATACAGGAAGTCTCAGAGACTGTACGAATACTCGAGGATAAGAAGGAGCGGTTGACCGCCGAGCTCGGCGACGCGACGAAGCAGGCTCGTGAATCGGCGTCCATTGACTACACGCGAAACGAGCTGCAAAGCCAGCAGCACAGTCTCGAGAAGATGAAGAAAGTTCACAACAAACGCATCTCTCAGCTCGTTGACCCCGACTGGGACCCATCGACTCTGGAGACCACCTTCCAGAGCGTGTTCTCAGAGAAGTCTGCCAAAGTCAAGGAAGCAACATCGCGTCGCGACATTACCCAGACAAAGCTTGACAATGTCCATTTCCAAATGTCGAGCCTGGAATCACAGCTCAAGAAGAAACGAGCAGAGTTGCAGCAGTATGAGAGGACCGTAAAGGAGGCCATTCAGAAGGACGATATATCCGACTTTGACGAGACATTGCAGCAACTCGAGGACGACTACGATGCTACCTCGACAGACAAAGCAAAGTTTGAAGCCCAAATCGAATACATGCGGCAGTGTCTGATGACCGCTGAGCGAGACAACACTTGCCGACTATGTGCCAGGGCTCTGCACGACGACAGGTCGCAGCACTTCACCGCCGCCGGCTTCATCGAAAAACTAAACCGGATCATCGAGAAAGCTGAGATTAACATGCAAGGAGACAATGCGGAGGAACTGCTGACGGAACTTGAAGCCGCGCGCAATGCTAAGCCAAGCTACGAACTGGCAACTCGTCTGCGCGACTCCGATCTTCCTGCTCTCCAGAAAGATCTCGCAAAACTGTCAACGGAGCGCGACAACGCCAACAAGCAACTAGAAGACCAGGATGCTGCCATTCACGACTTAGAGACTGAGAAGCAAGATGTAGAGTCTCTTTCGAGAGATGTCCAGACGATTGTCCACAACTACAACGAGATCATCAAGCTCGAGGCGCAGGTCAAAGACTTGAGCCAGAAGCAGACGACTGCAGGTCTGTCAAGAGGCATCGACGCTGTTCAGGCAGATATGAAGAAAATAACTGATGAGAGTCGAAACGCAAGAAATGCGCTGGACCAGCTTACATCCGAGCGAGACAAGTCCCGGAACCTCATCACGACTCTCGAGCTCAGAATCCGCGATATCAACGCTGATCTTAACAACGCACAGTCGAAACTGAAGGAGAAGCGAGCTCTATCTGAGCGGATCGAGGAGCTGAGGACAGAAAGCAGCAACCAGCGCGAAACCATGCGCGGGTTTGACAGAGATGTTGAAATCGTTGTTCCTGAGATTGAGCAGGCTCAATACAAGTACGACGATATCAACCGCCGAGGCAACGAGAAGGTCCAACGCGCGCACGATGAAGCCTCCAAGCTTTCTGACAGCGTTCGCCAGCTTACCCAAGCCGACGGGGAGATCAACGCCTACATCGACCGCGGCGGTCCGCAACAACTCGCACGCACACACCGGGACATTGAAAACCTGCAAGGCGAAATCGCCCGCATCGAATCCGAGATGATGGAAGTTACACGCAAGGTCAAGAAAATCGAAGACACCATGCGCGACACAGAAATGACCAAGCGCTCAATCTCCGACAACCTGCGGTACCGCAAGGCGAAACGTGCCCTGGAGACTCTTCAAATAGAGATTGAGAAACTCGAAGAGCATGGCGCTGAGCGCGACAAGGACCACTATGAGCGCGAAGCGCAACACTGGGACACACGCTATCACCAACTCAACACGTCCAAGACATCAGTAGAACGCGATATGAAGAACAAGGACGACCAGCTTACCGAGCTCATGGAAGAGTACAAGTCGCTGTACGAGAAGGCCGCAAACGGTTACCGAGAGGCCCACATCAAAGTCGAAACCACAAAGGCCGCAATCGAAGACCTCGGACGCTACGCGGGCGCCCTAGACAAAGCAATCATCCAATACCACGCGCTGAAGATGGAGGAAATTAACCGCATCATCGCCGAGCTCTGGCGCAACGCGTACCAAGGCACCGACGTAGACACGATCCGCATTGCCGGCGACTCAGACGCCAAAGGCAACAGCTTGTACAACTACCGCGTCGTAATGGTAAAGCAGGACACGGAGATGGACATGCGCGGGAGGTGTTCGTCAGGGCAAAAAGTGCTCGCCAGCATCGTAATCCGGCTCGCGCTCGCAGAGTGCTTCGGCACAAACTGTGGCCTTATTGCCCTCGACGAACCCACCACCAACCTCGACCAGCAGAACATCCAGGGCCTCGCCCAGAGCTTGTCCCACATCATCCAGATGCGCCGCAAGCAGGCCAACTTTCAGCTCCTCGTCATCACCCACGACGAGCAGTTTTTGCGTGAAATGAACTGCGCTGATTACACCGATGTCTACTGGCGAGTCGGCCGCGATGCGAGCCAGGAGAGCTTCATTGAGAGGCAGAACATTGCTGAGGTGAGTTGA
- a CDS encoding white collar 2 type of transcription factor yields the protein MYQNGGAEMSGYPSAVNQTQTQAQAHVQAQTQAQAQGQAQAQALSNTALSHTTLSHTAPQSLGAIDGFNGLQVPLMDGLSMDMDMDMDMALGTDTGSINNDGYAPYMLQPQGANSNSNSNNNNNNNSNSNSNMVLAHDSGLTGAGAGPLPTGFGAPNMNPSGSTLTEFTKRRNWSQRVLEELRDLLHILTPNGRILYVSPSCKALTGWDPAQLMGRFINEFIHPEDIGIFVKEFNESIASGNSLRFFYRFRKSDDSWAIFESHGHPHLSSDPSSFAPPNALNCRGFFIMARPYPTKNAALLDSFLEHKIENERLTKRIAELKREEQDEHDDWAKKTTESQSGAPTESVITQSLNPSDAASYAQMPPPAKPSISNTALTRQNLDEVLAANRAEDISDKMARYEGANHLETIEMLTGLRYRDGERSQGISTGDASPLLIRGDAGIQISLDRDGRGPSDKKKKLKLADEYVCTDCGTLDSPEWRKGPNGPKTLCNACGLRWAKKEKKKANPNTPGHHSTSTPGLPMHQSTGSS from the exons ATGTACCAGAATGGCGGTGCTGAG ATGAGCGGCTACCCATCCGCAGTGAACCAGACGCAGACACAGGCGCAGGCACACGTACAAGCGCAaacacaggcacaggcacagggacaggcacaggcacaggcactTTCCAACACGGCTCTCTCCCACACGACTCTCTCCCACACGGCACCACAAAGCCTCGGCGCCATCGACGGCTTCAATGGACTGCAGGTGCCCCTGATGGACGGCCTGTCCAtggacatggacatggaTATGGACATGGCGCTGGGCACCGACACGGGCAGCATCAACAACGACGGGTATGCGCCGTACATGTTGCAGCCACAGGGCgccaacagcaacagcaacagcaacaacaataataacaacaacagcaacagcaacagcaacatgGTGCTGGCACACGACAGCGGCTTGACGGGCGCCGGCGCCGGCCCGCTGCCCACGGGCTTCGGCGCGCCCAACATGAACCCATCCGGCAGCACGCTGACCGAGTTCACCAAGCGGCGCAACTGGTCGCAGCGCGTGCTTGAGGAGCTGCGAGACCTGCTGCACATCCTCACGCCCAACGGCCGCATCCTCTATGTGTCGCCGTCGTGCAAGGCGCTCACCGGCTGGGACCCCGCCCAGCTCATGGGCCGCTTCATCAACGAGTTCATCCACCCCGAGGACATTGGCATCTTCGTCAAGGAGTTCAACGAGTCCATCGCCTCGGGCAACTCGCTGCGCTTCTTCTACCGCTTCCGCAAGTCAGACGACTCTTGGGCCATCTTCGAGTCCCACGGCCACCCGCACCTGTCCAGCGACCCCAGCTCCTTTGCGCCGCCCAACGCCCTCAACTGCCGCGGCTTCTTCATCATGGCCCGCCCCTACCCCACCAAGAATGCCGCCCTGCTCGACTCCTTCCTCGAGCACAAGATCGAGAACGAGCGCCTGACCAAGCGCATCGCCGAGCTGAAGCGCGAGGAGCAGGACGAGCACGACGACTGGGCCAAGAAGACGACTGAGAGCCAGTCTGGCGCCCCCACAGAGTCGGTCATCACCCAGAGCCTCAACCCCAGCGACGCCGCCTCGTATGCCCAGATGCCGCCCCCCGCCAAGCCCAGCATATCCAACACCGCCCTGACACGCCAGAACCTCGACGAGGTCTTGGCCGCCAACCGTGCAGAGGACATCAGCGACAAGATGGCCCGCTACGAGGGCGCCAACCACCTGGAGACGATCGAGATGCTGACCGGCCTGCGCTATCGAGACGGCGAGCGCTCACAGGGCATCAGCACGGGCGATGCGAGCCCGCTGCTTATTAGAGGCGACGCTGGGATACAGATCTCGCTGGACCGCGATGGCCGGGGGCCGTCTgataaaaagaagaaactTAAGCTTGCGGATGAATACGTGTGTACCGACTGCGGCACGCTAGACTCGCCAGAATGGAGAAAAGGCCCCAACGGGCCCAAGACGCTGTGTAACGCGTGTGGAC TGCGGTGGGCGAAgaaggaaaaaaaaaaggccAATCCGAACACCCCCGGCCATCACTCGACATCCACCCCCGGTCTGCCCATGCACCAAAGCACCGGCAGCAGCTAG
- a CDS encoding WD repeat-containing protein slp1 codes for MASPAVLTPVKNRNAVFSTRAAGGRMPLTPSPRTPKTQTPDAHAHESIHGGNLMARFQRSISKSQKPSPKSNIARVNSPRRLELGVSEWSLTGTATTTASTKTKTLVVVKAKKEPSIRTRPTKTRITYNSADRFIPNRTASDAITTVGAGKVDRESRPKSTSKPEGSTVLANAASAFDLGGRGSEEDVTLALHSLNLGDDDDDDESQPKSKPAPETAAYQSTLASACGINQNQRILAFKPAAPESSKPIDLRSQYNRPLRPASAVNAQSRRRIPSAPERVLDAPGLVDDYYLNLLDWSSGNQVAIGLERSVYVWSADSGSVSSLFECSADTYISSVKWSGDGAYVGVGLGTGEVQIWDVEEQTKLRSMFGHETRVGVMGWNKHLLSTGARSGLVYNHDVRIAQHKVAELVSHTGEVCGLEWRADGAQLATGANDNLVSIWDARSLAAPKFTKTNHRAAVKAVSWCPWQSNLLATGGGSNDRQIYFWNTTTGARVNHIATDSQVTSLRWSTHYKEIVSSGGFPDNSLSIWSYPTGVKNMEIPAHESRVLHSCLSPDGQMLATAAADESLKFWKIFEKKPGQPSVAAAGAVSTKPSATKQMTIR; via the coding sequence ATGGCCAGCCCAGCTGTCCTGACTCCGGTCAAGAACCGCAACGCAGTCTTCTCCACCCGTGCCGCTGGCGGACGGATGCCCTTGACCCCTTCTCCCCGCACACCGAAAACACAAACCCCCGATGCGCACGCGCACGAGTCCATCCACGGCGGCAACCTCATGGCCCGCTTCCAGCGTTCCATCTCCAAGAGCCAGAAGCCCTCCCCCAAGTCCAACATCGCCCGCGTCAACTCGCCAAGAAGGCTCGAGCTCGGCGTCTCCGAGTGGTCGCTCACAGGAACCGCAACCACAACCGCCTcgacaaagacaaagaccctcgtcgtcgtcaagGCCAAGAAGGAGCCTTCCATCCGCACACGGCCCACCAAGACCCGCATCACATACAACTCCGCTGACCGATTCATCCCCAACCGGACCGCCAGCGATGCCATCACAACGGTTGGCGCAGGCAAGGTCGACCGCGAGTCGCGACCCAAGTCCACCTCCAAGCCCGAGGGCTCCACAGTGCTTGCCAACGCTGCGAGCGCGTTTGACCTGGGCGGTCGTGGATCCGAGGAGGATGTCACCCTTGCGCTGCACAGCCTGAACCTCggagacgacgacgacgacgacgagagCCAGCCCAAGTCCAAGCCCGCGCCCGAGACGGCCGCGTACCAGTCAACACTCGCCTCGGCCTGTGGCATCAACCAGAACCAGCGCATTCTTGCCTTCAAGCCCGCTGCACCAGAGTCGTCCAAGCCCATCGACCTTCGATCGCAGTATAACCGCCCTCTCAGGCCCGCTAGTGCTGTCAACGCCCAGAGCCGCCGCCGCATTCCTTCAGCACCTGAGCGCGTCCTCGACGCCCCTGGCCTGGTCGACGACTACTACCTCAACCTGCTCGACTGGTCCTCTGGTAACCAGGTCGCTATTGGCCTGGAGCGCTCGGTATACGTCTGGTCTGCCGACTCTGGCTCCGTCTCTTCGCTCTTCGAGTGCTCCGCCGACACATACATCTCCTCTGTCAAGTGGTCCGGCGACGGCGCCTACGTTGGTGTGGGACTCGGCACAGGTGAGGTGCAGATCTGGGATGTCGAGGAGCAGACCAAGCTCCGCAGCATGTTCGGTCACGAGACCCGTGTTGGTGTCATGGGCTGGAACAAGCACCTCCTCTCGACGGGAGCTCGCTCGGGTCTCGTCTACAACCACGATGTCCGCATCGCCCAGCACAAGGTCGCCGAGCTCGTCTCCCACACGGGTGAGGTCTGCGGTCTGGAGTGGCGTGCCGACGGGGCCCAGCTCGCGACTGGCGCCAATGACAACCTGGTCTCCATCTGGGATGCCCGTTCCCTCGCCGCTCCCAAGTTCACCAAGACCAACCACCGTGCTGCCGTCAAGGCTGTCTCCTGGTGCCCCTGGCAATCCAACCTCCTCGCCACTGGCGGTGGTTCCAACGACCGTCAAATCTACTTCTGGAACACCACCACCGGAGCCCGCGTCAACCATATCGCCACCGACTCCCAGGTCACCAGCCTGCGATGGAGCACCCACTACAAGGAGATTGTCAGCAGCGGAGGTTTCCCTGACAACAGCCTCAGCATCTGGAGCTACCCCACGGGCGTCAAGAACATGGAGATACCCGCCCACGAGTCTCGCGTTCTGCACAGCTGCCTCAGCCCTGACGGCCAGATGCTGGCTACTGCCGCTGCCGACGAGTCACTCAAGTTCTGGAAGATCTTCGAGAAGAAGCCTGGCCAGCCTTCCGTCGCTGCCGCCGGCGCTGTCTCGACCAAGCCCAGCGCTACCAAGCAGATGACCATCCGCTAG
- a CDS encoding white collar 2 type of transcription factor, variant 2, protein MSGYPSAVNQTQTQAQAHVQAQTQAQAQGQAQAQALSNTALSHTTLSHTAPQSLGAIDGFNGLQVPLMDGLSMDMDMDMDMALGTDTGSINNDGNSNSNMVLAHDSGLTGAGAGPLPTGFGAPNMNPSGSTLTEFTKRRNWSQRVLEELRDLLHILTPNGRILYVSPSCKALTGWDPAQLMGRFINEFIHPEDIGIFVKEFNESIASGNSLRFFYRFRKSDDSWAIFESHGHPHLSSDPSSFAPPNALNCRGFFIMARPYPTKNAALLDSFLEHKIENERLTKRIAELKREEQDEHDDWAKKTTESQSGAPTESVITQSLNPSDAASYAQMPPPAKPSISNTALTRQNLDEVLAANRAEDISDKMARYEGANHLETIEMLTGLRYRDGERSQGISTGDASPLLIRGDAGIQISLDRDGRGPSDKKKKLKLADEYVCTDCGTLDSPEWRKGPNGPKTLCNACGLRWAKKEKKKANPNTPGHHSTSTPGLPMHQSTGSS, encoded by the exons ATGAGCGGCTACCCATCCGCAGTGAACCAGACGCAGACACAGGCGCAGGCACACGTACAAGCGCAaacacaggcacaggcacagggacaggcacaggcacaggcactTTCCAACACGGCTCTCTCCCACACGACTCTCTCCCACACGGCACCACAAAGCCTCGGCGCCATCGACGGCTTCAATGGACTGCAGGTGCCCCTGATGGACGGCCTGTCCAtggacatggacatggaTATGGACATGGCGCTGGGCACCGACACGGGCAGCATCAACAACGACGG caacagcaacagcaacatgGTGCTGGCACACGACAGCGGCTTGACGGGCGCCGGCGCCGGCCCGCTGCCCACGGGCTTCGGCGCGCCCAACATGAACCCATCCGGCAGCACGCTGACCGAGTTCACCAAGCGGCGCAACTGGTCGCAGCGCGTGCTTGAGGAGCTGCGAGACCTGCTGCACATCCTCACGCCCAACGGCCGCATCCTCTATGTGTCGCCGTCGTGCAAGGCGCTCACCGGCTGGGACCCCGCCCAGCTCATGGGCCGCTTCATCAACGAGTTCATCCACCCCGAGGACATTGGCATCTTCGTCAAGGAGTTCAACGAGTCCATCGCCTCGGGCAACTCGCTGCGCTTCTTCTACCGCTTCCGCAAGTCAGACGACTCTTGGGCCATCTTCGAGTCCCACGGCCACCCGCACCTGTCCAGCGACCCCAGCTCCTTTGCGCCGCCCAACGCCCTCAACTGCCGCGGCTTCTTCATCATGGCCCGCCCCTACCCCACCAAGAATGCCGCCCTGCTCGACTCCTTCCTCGAGCACAAGATCGAGAACGAGCGCCTGACCAAGCGCATCGCCGAGCTGAAGCGCGAGGAGCAGGACGAGCACGACGACTGGGCCAAGAAGACGACTGAGAGCCAGTCTGGCGCCCCCACAGAGTCGGTCATCACCCAGAGCCTCAACCCCAGCGACGCCGCCTCGTATGCCCAGATGCCGCCCCCCGCCAAGCCCAGCATATCCAACACCGCCCTGACACGCCAGAACCTCGACGAGGTCTTGGCCGCCAACCGTGCAGAGGACATCAGCGACAAGATGGCCCGCTACGAGGGCGCCAACCACCTGGAGACGATCGAGATGCTGACCGGCCTGCGCTATCGAGACGGCGAGCGCTCACAGGGCATCAGCACGGGCGATGCGAGCCCGCTGCTTATTAGAGGCGACGCTGGGATACAGATCTCGCTGGACCGCGATGGCCGGGGGCCGTCTgataaaaagaagaaactTAAGCTTGCGGATGAATACGTGTGTACCGACTGCGGCACGCTAGACTCGCCAGAATGGAGAAAAGGCCCCAACGGGCCCAAGACGCTGTGTAACGCGTGTGGAC TGCGGTGGGCGAAgaaggaaaaaaaaaaggccAATCCGAACACCCCCGGCCATCACTCGACATCCACCCCCGGTCTGCCCATGCACCAAAGCACCGGCAGCAGCTAG